TAATTTACCGAGGCAAGATTAACCTCAGCATGAGAAGTAATTAACCTCAACGAGGTATCGGCAAATCCTCGTTCAGCGAATAAACGTTCAGCTGCATCGAGGATCTTACTTTTAGTTCCTTGTCTCACTATGACACCTTAAAAATAAAACACCTGTTTAAAATCTACGTTTAAGGCCTTCAGATGTCAATCATTCGCTAGGCATAATTTGCGGGTGAAACTAAAAACGAGAACTGAACTCGGATTTTTTTAAGAAAAAAAAGAAGATTTTTGAAACTTTCTCGAAATCGCCGGGTCTTAATCTATGCCACTGCAATTAAATACTTAAATTGAACGCCCAGCGCCCCCTGTAGCTGGGCTTTTTTTTGCCTGCGATTTACGACGCGTCTTTCACATTCAAATAAGCAAATACGCGATTCACTGCGTACTCTACCCCTTCTGGCTTAATGGCTATTTGGCGGCGCCCCATTTCATCAGTTTCTACTTGGGCAAAGGCTTGCAGGCTTACTTGCCACATTTTGTAATTAGACTGCGCGGTATACAAACTCATCATTAAGGTGGCACGTTGAAAGTCTTGGTTGCCGTCATCAGCCAAGCCAGGCGATACCCCAAACAAGGTCATCAATTGGTCATCACTCAATTTTTGACTGGTGGGCAAAGCAAAGGCCATCCAGTAATCGCAGCTATCGTCGGCTTGAGATAAGTAGTGAATACCTAAGTCTTCAAACTTTTTTTCAAAGGCTTTATGAAACGCATCATAAGCTTGCACATCTGAGCGTTGTGGGTTTCGCAAGGATTCTTCTAATAGCGGATGACCGCAAACTGTTTGTTGTTTAAACACTGTAAATCCAGGCTCTGCACTCACAATAATGGTATCGCGATATTGTTGTTCTTTGCGCTGAGTTTGCTCTTCTTCAAAAACTGTTGTGCAGGCGCTAGCCAATAGTGTCAAGGCACTAGCCAAGATAACTTGTTTCATAAATTAAACCTGTTTAAACAATGTATTAATATGATTAACCAATTAGTATGAAAAAGCACGTAATTGTAACAAGTCCTTTCTAGACAAGTTTTCAAAGAACAAGTTTCCCAGTTCAGCTATTACTCTACTTTTTTAGCACTGTTTAAAACGCCTAGTGGTAATCCCATTGCTCTAAACAGCAAAAAAGTACCAGCATTTTCTTAAAACACATTAAGCCTCACTTGTTCGAGCAAGCATTTACATTTCGCCAACATACAACTTCACTAAAAAAATCAAAAAAATAAACAACTTTTTTAAAGCTAACAAAATCAAGGCTGAAGCCGCGCCATGCCTAGCACTAACAAAAAGCCACTTAATATAAAATTGTAAAAACCTTTGCTCTATTGTTGATATTTTTTCACAACTTGCGAAATTTTTTCTTTAGTAATGCGGTTTCCTTAGCTACAACTAAGTGAACAAGTTGTACTTAACACGACACAATTTGATAAAGGAAATATTATGAAAGGTTCAAACATTGCAATCGCTACAGCAGTAACTGGTTTAATCGCATTGGGTACTCTTACCGCCACTCCAGCTGTTGCTGCAGGTAAAGAGAAATGTTACGGCGTAGCCAAAGCGGGCAAGAATGACTGTGCTACCAAAAATAGCTCATGTGCCGGCACAGCGACAGCTGACAACCAATCAGACGCTTTTATTGTATTACCAAAAGGCTTATGTGACAAACTAGCTGGTGGTAGCAAACAATCTAGCTAATTTGTAACTGCCGAACCAGCTAAACTTGGTTCGGCAGCCTCCCTACTCCCTCGCTTAAACGAACACCACTATGACAAAAAAACAATACGGGCTTGGTTTGCGCTCAGCTTATGCAGAACAGTTGCTAAACAAACACCAGCAATTGGATTGGCTAGAGATACACGCTGAGAACTACTTCAACCCACACTCATACGATTATCATCTACTTAAACAAATCGCTGAGCACAGCCCAATTAGTGTGCACGGGGTTGGTTTGTCGCTAGGGTCCTTTGATGCATTAAGCAAAACACATTTAGAGAAACTAAAAGCATTAATTGATGATGTTAATCCTTTTATCGTCTCTGAGCATTTAAGTTGGAGCAGCATTAACGGCCGCTTTTACAACGACCTACTGCCCTTACCTTACACTGAAGAATGCTTAAAAGTTTTTATCGAACACGTTAACCAAGCACAAGATTTTTTGGAGCGACAACTGCTTATCGAAAATCCTTCGGCGTATTTGGCCTATCATGAAAGCCACATTCATGAGCCAGAGTTTTTGAACCGATTAGTTGAAGCCACTGGCTGCGGTTTGCTGTTAGACATTAACAATGTTTATGTCAGCGGACATAACCTAGGTTGGGATAACCAAGAATACTTAGAGACACTAAATTTGGATGCTGTAAAAGAAATCCACTTAGCCGGTTATACCGAGAAGCAACTCGACAATAAAACGGTGCTAATTGACAGCCACAACCAAAAGGTGAGCGAGCCAGTTTGGCAGTTGTATAGAAAATTCCAACAGTATTATGCCAACAACATCCCCACTCTTATTGAATGGGACAGTGACTTTCCTAGCTTAGACGTGCTGGTAGAAGAAGTCTTGCAAGCCAAACACATCGACTTAGAAACAAGCGAGGTGAGCTGTGCTTAAACAATTGCAACAGGAGTTCTCAGACTCGTTAGATCAAACGAATACGAATGTGGAAGCACGTTTGGCCAGCAACGCGCTTAGCCCTGACGAGTCAATGCAAATCTACCAAAACAATTACCTAATAAGCTTAAGCGAGGCCTTAAGCGCCACTTACCCCACTGTGCAGAAGTTGGTAGGTGAAGACTATTTTAAGTTTGCCGCCAGAAGTTTCATTTTGCAGCATGGTCATAATCAAGGTGATCTTAACTTGTTTGGTCATGGCTTTAATCAATTTGTGCAGCAACAAGATGCCTTAGCTCAACTGCCTTATTTGGCAGATATCGCTCAGCTAGATTGGCAAATTGAACAAACCGCTGGTCAAGCCATGCCAAGCCACTATTTCACTGTAGAAACTCTACAATCGATACCTCCAGAGCAACTGGGTGATGTAGTACTGCATTTGGCCTCACATCAGTCTTTGTTAGCCAGCCAATACCCGGTTTTTTCTATCTACCAAATGGTTCAAGCAAACCAAGTTGAAGCGATCGAGTTAGATGAACAAGATTTTGTACTATTTACTAAGCAAGCTGATTTTGAAGTTCAGCTAGAGCAAATATCCCCGCTTAGTCATGCATTTCTGAATCATTGCCATCAATTACGTCCATTAGGTGAGCTGCCTCAACACTGTTTGGCTGAATTAGAATCCCTCCTTGGCGAATCTATTCAATTACAACGTTTATCCCATTTTAGTTTTGCATCAGAGAGAGGAGAATTCCATGATGCCACTTTATAATATCTACCTAAAAGCCGTAGAGATGATGCAGTTTCTGCTTATCCCTCTATTACTCACGTTTACTCGAATATGGGTAGCCATTGTATTTTTCCGCTCAGGTTATTTAAAACTTACCAGCTGGGATTCAACGCTTTATCTATTTGAACTTGAGTACCAAGTGCCAATTTTGCCTTGGGAGTTAGCAGCCTATCTAGGAACTGCAGCCGAGCTAATTTTGCCGGTATTTCTGGTACTTGGCTTGTTTACCCGTATTTTTGCTTTGAAGTTGTTCTTGTTTAATATCATCGCTGTAGTGTCTTACCCAGTGCTTTGGCCCGGTGGTTTTTACGACCACCAGCTATGGGGTTTAATGATACTAATTAATGTGATTTGGGGAGCGGGCCCATTTTCTGCCGATTACCTGTTAAACAAAAAAATGGCACAAAAAAAAGCGGCCTAAGCCGCTTTCATTAAGGTCTGTTGATCTTTCGAGCTGATTATTGCAGCGATAAATCAACAGACCCTTAGCAAAACCAAATATATTACTTGCTTAGTTTTGCATCTAGTTCTTCAATTTTAGCCTTCCAAATTGCTGGTCCCTGCTGGTGAGCAGAGTTACCGTCGGCATCAACTGCTACAGTAACCGGCATATCCTCTACTTCAAACTCATAGATAGCTTCCATACCTAAATCTTCGAAAGCCACTACTTTGGCATTCTTAATCGCTTTAGATACTAAGTAAGCAGCACCGCCTACCGCCATTAAATAAACCGACTGATGTTTGGCAATAGAATCCACCG
The Agarivorans aestuarii DNA segment above includes these coding regions:
- a CDS encoding DUF692 domain-containing protein; amino-acid sequence: MTKKQYGLGLRSAYAEQLLNKHQQLDWLEIHAENYFNPHSYDYHLLKQIAEHSPISVHGVGLSLGSFDALSKTHLEKLKALIDDVNPFIVSEHLSWSSINGRFYNDLLPLPYTEECLKVFIEHVNQAQDFLERQLLIENPSAYLAYHESHIHEPEFLNRLVEATGCGLLLDINNVYVSGHNLGWDNQEYLETLNLDAVKEIHLAGYTEKQLDNKTVLIDSHNQKVSEPVWQLYRKFQQYYANNIPTLIEWDSDFPSLDVLVEEVLQAKHIDLETSEVSCA
- a CDS encoding DUF2282 domain-containing protein, which encodes MKGSNIAIATAVTGLIALGTLTATPAVAAGKEKCYGVAKAGKNDCATKNSSCAGTATADNQSDAFIVLPKGLCDKLAGGSKQSS
- a CDS encoding DNA-binding domain-containing protein, giving the protein MLKQLQQEFSDSLDQTNTNVEARLASNALSPDESMQIYQNNYLISLSEALSATYPTVQKLVGEDYFKFAARSFILQHGHNQGDLNLFGHGFNQFVQQQDALAQLPYLADIAQLDWQIEQTAGQAMPSHYFTVETLQSIPPEQLGDVVLHLASHQSLLASQYPVFSIYQMVQANQVEAIELDEQDFVLFTKQADFEVQLEQISPLSHAFLNHCHQLRPLGELPQHCLAELESLLGESIQLQRLSHFSFASERGEFHDATL
- a CDS encoding DoxX family protein, producing MMPLYNIYLKAVEMMQFLLIPLLLTFTRIWVAIVFFRSGYLKLTSWDSTLYLFELEYQVPILPWELAAYLGTAAELILPVFLVLGLFTRIFALKLFLFNIIAVVSYPVLWPGGFYDHQLWGLMILINVIWGAGPFSADYLLNKKMAQKKAA